The Megalobrama amblycephala isolate DHTTF-2021 unplaced genomic scaffold, ASM1881202v1 scaffold201, whole genome shotgun sequence genome segment aCTAAAACGTGAAATAATTTAATCGACAATATATTTGGGCAAAACACCATTAACGGTTTTCCACTGTTTACAACATACTGTCTTATCATGCATTAACACACTGAAGCATGTGCGCCATTAAATGTGAATCTGAAACGCTGCATGTTTGCTCTGTTTCTGAATGAAAGGCGCTTTCAAACATTCAATAATTATGGTGAATTAACAAAACTTAAATTAGTTGAGATGTGATTGTGACGTCATGGCAAAGACCCGCAAACTTAGGAGAAGTCGGTTTCtggccgttttttttttttttttttttttttttttttttaacgtaaCATGAAAAGCATTGCAGGCTATTCTTGTTGTCATTTTAATCGTACAAACGACTAACATACATTACTGTCGACTGACCAAATATGGAGTCCGCGCTAAAGATTTTAATAAAATTCTGTCAGAAAAACATTACCTTCAGATGGCATAGGCTGAGAGGGTGTAAGCTACCATAGAGATGCTGTTTACAGTAAGACAGTGAAACGATTTGACGTGTCAAACGGAAATAAAACATCGATTCAGCTCGACTGAGACAGGTTGAGTCCTGGTCCTTTACTTTTGGGGGCTTTGAGTAATAACTCGTTATTCTCGGCTCTCAGTCTCTCCACCTCAATCTCCAGTTCCCGCACGCGCTGAGCGCCAGTGCCGTCAGCTGAGGATTCGGGATTTCTCCGGACGTGACGGAGCCAGTTGTTCTCCTCCTCTAACCGCGACATGCACTTTTCCAGCTCCAGGTATTCCCTAACAAGTTCTTGCTTGGACATATTTTGGAGAGTCTCGACGTGGTACCTCTCATAGGTCTCAGAGAAGTCTCTCTGCAAAAACTCCCCACCTGCGTGCCCGGGTCTGCCCATACCGTCGCTACCTCCTCCAACGCCGCCGCCACCGCCGCCGCCCTCCTCCTCGTCGTCTTCTTCGGCCTCAAAATTCTCATCCTCACTGGCCGTGTCATCGGAGCGGATCGCCCCGGATTTTCGACCGGCCAGCTCTGTGTTGAGGTCAGGTTCTTCGCGGTCGTGTTCCTCCATCAGGAACTGGGTAGTGTTGTATGGGGCGACGGGGAGACCTTTGGCGAACATTTCAGCACGCACCCGCGACGCCCGCGCAGTCTCGCGTTCATCCAGCTCTTTTTTCTCCTCCCAGGTTAATTTGAAGTAAGGCTTCCAGCGGCGCTTTTTTTTGGAGGGTCGCCGTCTGTGCTTCTTCTTGCCCTGGCGGCCATCTGACAGCCCCTCGGTGTTTAGTCTCGTGCATCCAGAGTCTCTCTTATTACTTGTTTTGTCCGCAGGAAACCCGTCGTCACTTGCTGCGTCGCCAGCCTTGGGCTCCGGATCGCTCCTATCCCGGCCGCGGCACATAGGATGTATATCTCCAGACACCAGACCCGGACAGATCTCCAGTTGATTTCTTTGCACTTGCTTCGAGGGGATGACACTTGTCAGACCATCTCTCTGCCGCCCTCTGCTGTCATCCTCCGGTGCAGTTTCTTCTTTAATAAGCTCCATAACTGTACACTCCCACCTGAAGGAGATACAAGTTTGTGATCAGTGAGATGGGGGGAAACCCTCCTTTGTTAAACTGCGGTATAAATAGAAATcaacttaataaacattataatttAAACCAACCCACCAAACACTGAGGGGGAAAAGggaaatatttactcaaaaaGTGAACGATTTTTAACATAAGAAACAGAATTAACAAACTCGTATAAGTAAAATTTGAGTTACCTTACCGTGCAATTCAAATCTCGTGTTTGAGTTACTATGCTGCCTAAGACTGTTGATGTTAACTCTTTTCGCTCCCTCTACTATTGACTTGCTTTCTCAACGGATATAAGAACACTTCCCTCCATTACAAACTCCAATTCGCTTCTGCTACGAAGAGGAGTGGGGCTTGTGAATTTATTACCTCCCCCACGTAAAGGCGCATGCGGCCAGTCCTCCAGTTTTTTTCCTGCTTTGTGGGACTTGAAGTCCCTCTAGGCATTGGAACACAACAATATCTCTGCCTCAAAACTCCATTACCCACAATTCAACAATTGTTTTCGGTCCTAAGCGGGTTACGCCCTCTCGCAATTTTTATTGGATAAAAAGTTTTTTGTGCGTTCGCTGAACCATAGAAGCATTCTGATTGCTGGATTTCGTTGTCAATCAAAAAGAAAGCTGTCCCGGCCACTCTAGTGGACGCTACCAAGCGTGTCCGAAGCGGGTAGAAACATCCGCCTCATTCTACGACACATTACATTTTCACCGATTTACAAAGAATAATACACAAATTGTGTTGATGCCTTATTGTAtgtataaaacacataataatataatactatatCGCGTT includes the following:
- the hexim1 gene encoding protein HEXIM1; this encodes MELIKEETAPEDDSRGRQRDGLTSVIPSKQVQRNQLEICPGLVSGDIHPMCRGRDRSDPEPKAGDAASDDGFPADKTSNKRDSGCTRLNTEGLSDGRQGKKKHRRRPSKKKRRWKPYFKLTWEEKKELDERETARASRVRAEMFAKGLPVAPYNTTQFLMEEHDREEPDLNTELAGRKSGAIRSDDTASEDENFEAEEDDEEEGGGGGGGVGGGSDGMGRPGHAGGEFLQRDFSETYERYHVETLQNMSKQELVREYLELEKCMSRLEEENNWLRHVRRNPESSADGTGAQRVRELEIEVERLRAENNELLLKAPKSKGPGLNLSQSS